The Pyrobaculum sp. 3827-6 genome has a segment encoding these proteins:
- a CDS encoding aldehyde ferredoxin oxidoreductase C-terminal domain-containing protein, producing MESRRYSGGASAREVAVRIVNMTRFLNLQMGAGPDFLPERFFKPVRFEDREYVLTREELENALRIYYELRGWDGEGRPLPETLRRLQLDFLTPQGV from the coding sequence GTGGAAAGCCGACGTTATTCGGGAGGAGCCTCGGCGCGGGAGGTGGCGGTTAGGATAGTGAACATGACGCGCTTCCTAAATCTCCAAATGGGGGCGGGCCCCGACTTCCTTCCCGAGAGGTTTTTCAAACCGGTGCGGTTCGAGGACAGGGAATACGTGCTGACCCGCGAGGAGCTGGAAAACGCGCTTAGGATCTACTACGAGCTGAGGGGGTGGGACGGCGAGGGGAGGCCTCTGCCCGAGACGTTGCGGAGGCTACAACTAGACTTCTTAACGCCGCAGGGCGTTTAG
- a CDS encoding DegT/DnrJ/EryC1/StrS aminotransferase family protein → MLAIEGGKPVRETPIVARPVVYSDEVLQAIAEVLKSGILTAQHGKWVKAFESELASYLGVRHVLAVSNGTAALHTALKAVGVGPGDEVVTTPFTFAASATAVLHANAVPIFADIDRETLNLDPASVEERITDKTKAVVVVHLAGMPAEMDQFMKLAERHGVKIVEDVAQALGAEYRGRRAGSIGHISTFSLYATKHITSGEGGAVATDTAAYAERARLIRAHGEVGKYSYEMLGYNYRMTEIQGVLAYYQLKQLPEMQRRREAYVKTLLEELAPLEGDLLTIPKPRPYMKHSWHLVQILVAVEKLRRPRDYVIEALRAEGVGNAFVAYPTPLYKTPLFQRQEGHGLGCPWTCPYYRRKVEYKPLPNAEWAAERVVTLLVMPNLTEQDAVDTATAVKKVLNALRR, encoded by the coding sequence ATGCTCGCCATAGAGGGCGGCAAGCCTGTGAGGGAGACTCCCATCGTGGCCAGGCCGGTGGTGTACAGCGACGAGGTCCTCCAGGCTATTGCCGAGGTGCTGAAGTCCGGGATCTTGACGGCGCAACACGGCAAGTGGGTAAAGGCCTTCGAGTCGGAGCTGGCCTCCTACCTGGGCGTGAGGCACGTCCTCGCGGTTTCAAACGGCACGGCGGCTCTCCACACGGCGCTGAAGGCGGTGGGGGTGGGGCCGGGGGACGAGGTGGTGACGACGCCTTTCACCTTCGCCGCGTCGGCGACGGCAGTCCTCCACGCAAACGCCGTGCCCATATTTGCAGACATCGACAGAGAGACGCTGAACCTAGACCCGGCCTCCGTAGAGGAGAGGATTACGGACAAGACCAAGGCCGTGGTGGTGGTGCACCTAGCCGGCATGCCCGCCGAGATGGACCAGTTCATGAAGCTTGCCGAGAGGCACGGGGTCAAGATCGTGGAGGACGTGGCCCAGGCCCTCGGCGCGGAGTACAGGGGGAGGAGGGCCGGCTCCATCGGCCACATCTCCACCTTCAGCCTATACGCCACGAAGCACATAACCTCGGGCGAGGGGGGCGCCGTGGCCACGGACACGGCGGCCTACGCCGAGAGGGCCCGCCTCATAAGGGCACACGGCGAGGTGGGGAAGTACAGCTACGAGATGCTGGGCTACAACTACCGCATGACGGAGATACAGGGCGTGTTGGCGTATTACCAGCTTAAGCAACTGCCGGAGATGCAGAGGCGGAGGGAGGCCTACGTCAAGACCTTGCTTGAGGAGCTGGCGCCGCTGGAGGGCGACCTGCTCACAATACCCAAGCCGAGGCCCTACATGAAGCACTCCTGGCACCTCGTCCAGATCCTCGTCGCCGTGGAGAAGCTGAGGAGGCCCAGGGACTACGTCATCGAGGCGCTGAGGGCGGAGGGCGTGGGGAACGCCTTCGTGGCCTACCCAACCCCCCTCTACAAAACCCCCCTCTTCCAGAGACAGGAAGGCCACGGCCTCGGCTGCCCCTGGACGTGCCCCTACTACAGACGCAAGGTGGAGTACAAGCCCCTCCCCAACGCCGAGTGGGCCGCGGAGCGGGTAGTCACCCTGCTAGTCATGCCAAACCTCACGGAGCAAGACGCCGTGGACACGGCCACTGCTGTGAAAAAGGTGCTAAACGCCCTGCGGCGTTAA